The Fusobacterium sp. IOR10 genome has a segment encoding these proteins:
- a CDS encoding IS3 family transposase yields the protein MDYYNNQRIKIKLKGLTPAEYRNQSLN from the coding sequence ATTGATTATTATAATAATCAGAGAATTAAAATAAAATTAAAAGGATTAACTCCTGCAGAATACAGGAATCAATCCTTAAATTAA